The Humulus lupulus chromosome 3, drHumLupu1.1, whole genome shotgun sequence genome window below encodes:
- the LOC133824170 gene encoding tyrosine decarboxylase-like, with the protein MGSLGDFEFPLNNALSNMAGEASTNPLDPEEFRRQGHMVIDFIADYYKNIEKHPVLSQVEPGYLKKRLPTSAPYYPESIETILSDVQDHIVPGITHWQSPNYFAYFPSSGSIAGFLGEMLATGFNVVGFNWMSSPAATELESIVMDWLGEMLRLPKSFLFSGNGGGVLQGTTCEAILCTLVAARDRTLKIIGSDNIGKLVVYCSDQTHCAFKKAAQIAGIHPNNFRVIPTTLSSSFSMSPEALRNTITADVEAGLVPTFLLATVGTTSTTAVDPLGPLCDVAKDYGMWVHVDAAYAGSICICPEFRHFIDGVEGANSFSFNAHKWFFTTLDCCCLWVKDPAALTQSLSTDPEYLKNKATESKQVVDYKDWQLALSRRFRSLKLWLVLRSYGVEKLRGFLRKHVKMAKLFQGSVLADDRFEVVVPRNFATVCFRISPSAITSATKSKAVLSEITNNCPRRSSIISTPKKIISVNELNNKLMDSINRSGRIYMTHSVVGGIFLLRFAVGASLTEESHVVEAWKVVKQHADAILSSHQLHHQ; encoded by the coding sequence ATGGGCAGCCTCGGCGACTTTGAGTTCCCCCTAAACAACGCTCTGTCAAACATGGCCGGCGAAGCAAGCACAAATCCGTTGGACCCCGAGGAGTTCCGGCGCCAAGGGCACATGGTAATCGATTTCATAGCCGATTACTACAAAAACATCGAGAAGCACCCAGTTTTGAGCCAAGTCGAACCGGGATATCTCAAAAAGCGGCTCCCCACATCAGCGCCCTACTATCCAGAATCCATTGAGACGATTCTAAGCGACGTCCAGGACCACATCGTTCCGGGCATTACCCACTGGCAGAGCCCCAACTACTTCGCATACTTCCCTTCCAGCGGCAGCATTGCGGGCTTCCTCGGAGAAATGCTCGCCACCGGCTTCAATGTCGTTGGATTCAATTGGATGTCGTCTCCGGCTGCCACGGAGCTTGAGAGCATAGTCATGGACTGGCTGGGCGAGATGTTAAGGCTCCCCAAGTCCTTTCTCTTCTCCGGAAACGGAGGCGGTGTCCTACAAGGAACCACCTGCGAGGCCATCTTGTGTACACTCGTAGCTGCCCGAGACCGAACCCTCAAAATCATTGGAAGCGACAATATTGGAAAGCTCGTCGTTTATTGTTCCGACCAAACACATTGCGCCTTCAAGAAAGCTGCCCAGATTGCCGGCATCCACCCCAACAATTTTCGAGTCATCCCCACCACGTTATCGTCTTCGTTTTCCATGTCTCCTGAGGCCTTAAGAAACACCATAACTGCCGATGTTGAGGCCGGACTCGTCCCCACGTTTTTACTCGCAACTGTCGGGACAACATCCACAACCGCTGTTGACCCACTCGGACCTTTGTGTGACGTGGCAAAGGATTACGGAATGTGGGTCCACGTCGACGCCGCTTACGCCGGGAGCATCTGTATTTGCCCAGAATTCCGGCACTTCATCGACGGAGTTGAAGGAGCCAACTCTTTCAGCTTCAACGCCCATAAATGGTTCTTCACCACCTTGGATTGCTGCTGCCTTTGGGTCAAAGACCCCGCAGCATTAACGCAATCACTGTCCACTGATCCGGAGTATCTCAAGAACAAGGCCACTGAGTCTAAGCAAGTAGTCGACTATAAAGACTGGCAGCTCGCTCTCAGCCGACGATTCCGCTCCCTCAAACTATGGCTCGTACTCCGAAGCTATGGAGTCGAGAAACTACGTGGCTTTCTCCGAAAACATGTCAAGATGGCAAAGCTTTTCCAAGGATCTGTACTGGCTGACGACAGGTTTGAGGTTGTCGTTCCCAGGAATTTTGCCACTGTTTGTTTCAGAATATCGCCATCAGCAATAACTAGTGCTACTAAATCTAAAGCCGTGTTGTCCGAGATAACTAATAATTGTCCCCGAAGGAGTAGTATTATTAGTACTCCCAAAAAAATAATATCTGTGAATGAGCTCAACAACAAGCTCATGGACTCTATTAACCGCTCCGGTCGAATCTACATGACCCATTCGGTCGTCGGCGGTATCTTTCTGTTGCGTTTCGCAGTTGGTGCGAGTCTCACAGAGGAATCTCATGTTGTTGAGGCTTGGAAGGTGGTCAAGCAACATGCAGACGCCATTCTCAGTTCACACCAGCTCCATCACCAATAG